From the genome of Flavobacterium luteolum, one region includes:
- a CDS encoding MBG domain-containing protein translates to MRKIYSIILVIFVFSSSIFAQSTETFETESAGSLSFTDNGVIFNITSQKGGTFAISAFSGTGWSGTAPDNKYIDNSNTADIGFPVQFTIKSTSSPFKLKSIYLLLRQSDLDTGAGTCTITGKLNGATVFTTTAISGFNTDNSISNGYTNIDLSTYGGLDYSNAIIDEYVISTTGTFEYAALDAMKWEKILSTINTTANLTTFAACSGAPSAQQSFTVSGTNLNSNVTITPPTGYEISQSSGSNFTSSITLTPGGSTLSPTQIYVRTNSSATNNPSGNIVIASPGAPSVTVAVSSTITSSPTVSQSPVSKVVCFGSNTTFSITDSGATSYQWYQDAAGIITPVSNGGTSPSFSNATTKTLSISNVNSSINGYKYYCIASNGSCSITTSAAVLTVSPEITSNVSANTPSTYGANDGTATVTVTGGSSPYFYSWAPSGGTRATASGLAPMTYTVTITDNFACTSTQTVIIAESPGASTSITSLSGFTTCPNLASTPQSFKVKAGQLSSTLDLSAPAGYEIATTAGGPYTPNLSIAPSGGIVTERNIFIRIATTATGTPSGNLTVSSTGIPTKNVALSGTITPVPAITTQPFSNTICAGGSTTFNITTTNATSYKWQADQGSGFRDILDGGPYSGATSTTLTITGATAAMRGYVYRALATNSCNTTAYSNNATLTVNSAPSITTQPSSTSVCIGDNTAFSVTASNATGYQWQVDQGSGFGPISNNAQFSGATTSTLTITGATAELGGYAYRVVVTGGCNPSATSGNVNLTIDSAPSITAQPSASSVCQGANTTFTATASNATGYQWQVDKGDDNGFANVSNGAPYSGVNNATLTITGATVAMNGYSYRAVVTGTCTPSVTSNSAILTVNSAPAITAQPSGTPICTGDNIAFSVTASNATGYQWQVSQGGGGFINISDSAVYSGVTTSTLSITGATAIMNGLLYRAVATGTCTPAAVSNSVVLTVNHINILTPKVDIACFGDATGQATANATGGTGSYTYLWSNGGSTATVTGLIAGTYSVKVTDGNGCSNTASVTIGQPLAPLTLTKGTINNTSCYGGANGTATVIASGGTPKYSYSWNTTPVQNTATATGLSAGTYRVTVTDFFGCEAIRDFTISQPPALSITPSQTNVSCNGGTNGTASASVSGGTGTYTYSWSPTGGNAATATGLQAGIYTVTVTDANQCQVTKSYDITQPPVLTATQSQTEVLCNGSATGTATVTASGGSGNYSYSWSPSGGTAATATGLAANTYTCTITDKNGCFITKTFTISQPTAPLTATTSQINATCSTGGQAAVAPAGGAGGYTYFWSPGGQTTQIVTGLAAGSYSCKITDANQCSITKTFNISTTNTLVAIAGQTNILCNGANTGSAWVMPSGAPGPFTYVWSPSVSSSDTAANLSAGNYSVTITSANGCSIVKNFTITEPSAINITPSQTNVSCNGGSNGYASVTVTGGTGTYTYSWSPSGGTAATANGLSAGTYIVTVTDAKQCTKIQSFTIAEPDALTPSVSQTDVSCNGGSNGSATVSVTGGTGTYSYQWSPSGGTNATASGLSAGTYTVLIKDSNLCEAIASVTIAEPALLTATIDKTDVLCNQANNGTATVIPSGGTGTYTYSWSPSGGTAATATGLSPNTYSVTVTDANGCTVTETVQITEPTALSATNTQTNVSCNGGSNGAASVVASGGTGTYSYLWAPSGGTAATATGLTAGTYTVTVTDENLCFVTNTITITEPDALNLTTTPVDVSCHNGNNGSATVSVTGGTGTYSYSWSPSGGNAATATNLTAGTYTVTVTDANSCSASATVKIMQPANPVILNTNPVSGITVTGASLSGTASSDGINTDNGSCLTEVGFVYAQHANPTIDDTKINATATLGAFTNSLSGLRGNKTYYVRAYAVNSNGFVNYGNEVSFTTEKYTLTITATTGHTKVYGTADPVFNYTASGFANGDTNSILSGLLTRDAGENVGKYNIKLGTITAGADYVIAFTEAEFEITKANQTITWNQTLEFGCADSNSVALTATTDSGLPVSYAIANAALGTISGSTLNITESGNSTITATQNGDENHNAATAIVKPLEISQSGLVIQQWADVLLFDNKSNNFVAWQWYKNGTAISGATRQYYSEIQPLNGTYYVIAKDKNGNSIKSCPTETTGTAFSKKIKIYPNPVRPGAEFTLECDFSESQLNGSEIVIYDITGKLLQTISNAKAKNQIIAPSQAALYIVVLKLADGQLKTINLLVK, encoded by the coding sequence ATGAGAAAAATATACTCTATAATACTGGTCATATTCGTCTTTTCTAGTTCCATTTTTGCTCAATCGACAGAAACATTTGAGACAGAAAGTGCTGGTAGTCTTTCTTTTACAGATAATGGCGTAATTTTTAATATTACCTCACAAAAGGGAGGGACATTTGCAATATCAGCTTTTAGCGGAACAGGATGGAGCGGTACAGCCCCCGATAATAAATATATTGACAATTCAAATACCGCAGATATTGGCTTTCCAGTTCAATTTACAATTAAAAGCACTTCTTCTCCATTTAAATTAAAATCAATTTATCTTCTTCTGAGACAATCAGATTTAGATACTGGAGCAGGAACTTGCACAATAACAGGAAAACTAAACGGAGCTACTGTCTTTACCACAACTGCAATTTCTGGATTTAATACTGATAACTCAATTAGTAATGGTTACACGAACATAGATTTGAGTACTTATGGTGGTTTAGATTATTCTAATGCTATAATAGATGAATATGTAATAAGTACTACCGGAACCTTTGAGTATGCTGCACTTGATGCTATGAAATGGGAAAAGATTCTCTCGACAATTAATACAACTGCTAATTTGACAACTTTTGCAGCGTGCTCAGGCGCACCTTCTGCGCAACAATCCTTTACTGTTTCTGGCACAAATTTAAATAGCAATGTAACAATAACGCCTCCAACGGGTTATGAAATATCTCAAAGTTCAGGCAGTAATTTTACTTCTAGCATTACTTTAACTCCAGGCGGTTCAACACTATCTCCTACTCAGATATATGTACGTACAAATTCGAGCGCTACCAATAATCCATCAGGAAATATTGTCATTGCATCACCAGGAGCGCCAAGCGTTACTGTTGCTGTGTCAAGCACAATAACTTCTTCACCAACAGTAAGCCAATCACCTGTGAGTAAAGTAGTATGCTTTGGATCAAATACTACCTTTAGCATTACTGATTCGGGAGCAACTTCTTACCAATGGTATCAAGATGCAGCTGGTATTATAACTCCTGTTTCCAATGGAGGCACATCTCCTTCATTCTCCAATGCTACTACAAAGACATTAAGCATATCGAATGTAAACTCAAGTATAAACGGATATAAATATTACTGTATTGCTTCAAATGGCTCGTGTTCTATTACTACAAGTGCGGCTGTTTTGACCGTTTCTCCTGAAATTACCAGCAATGTTTCAGCTAACACCCCAAGTACTTATGGAGCAAACGATGGTACAGCAACAGTAACTGTAACTGGAGGTAGTTCACCCTATTTTTATTCTTGGGCTCCTAGCGGTGGTACTCGTGCTACAGCTTCTGGCCTTGCTCCAATGACATATACCGTTACTATTACAGATAACTTTGCCTGTACCAGCACGCAAACAGTAATAATAGCAGAATCTCCAGGAGCTTCTACTAGTATAACTTCACTAAGCGGATTTACTACTTGTCCCAATTTAGCTTCTACTCCACAGAGCTTTAAAGTAAAAGCTGGTCAGTTATCTTCAACTTTAGATTTATCTGCTCCAGCAGGTTATGAAATAGCAACAACGGCTGGAGGTCCTTACACCCCTAACTTATCTATCGCACCTTCCGGTGGTATTGTAACGGAGCGAAACATATTTATACGTATTGCTACAACAGCTACAGGAACACCATCTGGAAATTTAACTGTTTCTTCTACAGGAATTCCAACAAAAAATGTAGCATTGTCTGGGACTATAACTCCAGTGCCTGCTATAACTACACAACCTTTTTCGAATACAATCTGTGCAGGTGGCAGTACTACATTTAATATAACTACAACTAATGCAACTTCATATAAATGGCAAGCAGATCAAGGTAGTGGATTTAGAGACATTTTAGATGGTGGTCCATATTCTGGTGCTACTAGTACTACTCTTACAATAACTGGGGCAACAGCTGCAATGAGGGGCTATGTATATAGAGCTTTGGCAACAAATAGCTGTAACACTACTGCCTATTCAAACAATGCTACACTAACTGTAAATTCTGCTCCGTCTATAACAACACAGCCTTCATCTACATCAGTTTGTATTGGTGACAATACTGCTTTTTCTGTTACAGCATCTAATGCAACAGGGTATCAATGGCAGGTAGATCAAGGTTCAGGATTCGGACCTATATCAAACAATGCTCAATTTTCTGGTGCTACTACCTCTACTCTTACAATAACTGGAGCAACTGCCGAACTAGGTGGTTATGCATACAGAGTAGTAGTGACAGGAGGATGCAATCCTTCCGCAACTTCAGGTAATGTAAACTTAACAATAGATTCTGCACCTTCTATAACAGCACAGCCTTCTGCAAGCTCTGTGTGTCAAGGAGCTAATACTACTTTTACCGCTACTGCCTCTAACGCAACAGGATATCAATGGCAGGTAGACAAAGGTGACGATAACGGATTTGCTAATGTATCAAACGGTGCTCCTTATTCTGGAGTCAATAACGCAACTCTTACTATAACTGGAGCGACAGTGGCAATGAACGGGTATTCATATAGAGCTGTTGTAACTGGAACATGTACCCCATCAGTTACTTCAAATAGTGCAATTCTAACTGTAAATTCAGCTCCAGCAATAACAGCACAGCCTTCTGGAACACCGATATGTACGGGAGACAATATTGCTTTCTCTGTAACTGCATCTAATGCAACGGGATACCAGTGGCAGGTAAGTCAAGGAGGAGGAGGTTTTATTAATATCTCTGACTCGGCAGTATACTCTGGTGTAACAACTTCTACCCTTTCTATAACTGGAGCAACAGCTATAATGAACGGACTCTTATACAGAGCTGTAGCAACCGGCACTTGTACCCCGGCTGCAGTTTCTAACTCCGTAGTCCTAACGGTTAACCATATTAATATACTTACCCCGAAAGTGGACATAGCCTGTTTTGGTGATGCCACTGGTCAAGCAACTGCAAATGCTACGGGCGGAACGGGTTCTTACACATATTTGTGGTCTAACGGAGGAAGTACCGCTACTGTAACCGGATTAATAGCTGGAACTTACAGTGTAAAAGTAACTGATGGAAACGGATGTTCAAATACAGCAAGTGTAACAATAGGACAGCCTTTAGCTCCTCTTACACTTACGAAAGGCACTATAAACAATACTTCTTGTTATGGAGGCGCTAATGGAACAGCAACGGTTATAGCATCAGGAGGAACTCCTAAATATTCTTATTCTTGGAATACAACTCCTGTTCAAAATACCGCTACCGCAACAGGTCTTTCTGCTGGTACTTATAGGGTAACGGTAACCGATTTTTTTGGCTGTGAAGCAATCAGAGACTTTACCATATCTCAGCCACCTGCTCTATCAATAACTCCTAGCCAAACTAATGTTTCTTGCAATGGAGGAACGAATGGTACGGCCTCGGCATCTGTTAGTGGAGGAACTGGAACTTATACTTACTCTTGGTCTCCTACTGGAGGAAATGCTGCAACAGCAACTGGTCTTCAAGCTGGTATCTATACGGTTACAGTTACAGACGCTAATCAATGTCAGGTTACAAAGAGTTATGATATTACGCAGCCACCAGTCCTAACAGCCACCCAATCACAAACAGAAGTGTTGTGCAACGGTTCTGCGACAGGTACAGCAACTGTTACCGCTTCTGGAGGATCTGGAAATTATAGTTATTCATGGTCACCATCTGGAGGAACTGCTGCAACAGCAACTGGATTAGCCGCTAACACTTATACTTGTACCATCACAGATAAAAATGGTTGTTTCATAACAAAAACATTCACTATTTCTCAACCAACTGCTCCATTAACCGCTACTACTTCTCAAATTAACGCTACCTGTTCAACAGGCGGGCAAGCAGCTGTAGCACCAGCTGGGGGTGCGGGAGGTTATACTTACTTTTGGTCGCCTGGAGGTCAGACAACGCAAATCGTTACAGGTTTAGCCGCAGGTAGTTACAGCTGTAAAATTACAGATGCTAATCAATGTTCTATAACTAAGACTTTTAATATTAGCACTACCAATACACTAGTTGCTATTGCAGGTCAGACAAATATACTTTGCAATGGCGCAAATACTGGCTCTGCTTGGGTTATGCCATCTGGAGCTCCAGGACCATTTACTTATGTTTGGTCTCCATCTGTAAGTAGTTCAGATACAGCAGCGAATCTTAGTGCCGGAAACTATTCGGTAACGATCACTTCTGCAAATGGGTGTTCTATTGTCAAGAATTTTACAATTACTGAACCTTCAGCAATTAATATAACTCCATCGCAAACAAATGTTAGCTGCAACGGCGGATCAAATGGATATGCTTCTGTAACTGTAACTGGAGGAACTGGAACTTACACCTATTCATGGTCTCCTTCTGGAGGAACTGCTGCAACTGCAAATGGACTTTCTGCTGGAACGTATATTGTAACTGTAACAGATGCAAAACAATGTACGAAAATACAAAGTTTTACCATAGCAGAACCTGATGCACTTACTCCATCAGTATCTCAAACAGATGTTTCTTGCAATGGAGGTTCAAACGGATCTGCAACTGTAAGCGTTACAGGAGGAACTGGAACTTATAGCTACCAATGGTCTCCTTCTGGCGGAACTAACGCAACTGCCAGCGGATTATCGGCGGGAACCTATACTGTACTTATAAAGGATAGCAACTTATGTGAGGCGATAGCAAGTGTAACTATTGCTGAACCTGCCTTACTTACTGCGACAATAGACAAAACAGATGTTTTATGCAATCAGGCCAATAATGGTACTGCAACCGTAATTCCTTCTGGAGGAACTGGAACTTATACTTACTCTTGGTCACCATCGGGAGGAACTGCTGCAACAGCAACAGGATTAAGTCCAAACACTTACTCTGTTACCGTAACCGATGCAAATGGATGTACTGTAACAGAAACTGTACAAATTACAGAACCTACGGCTCTTTCTGCTACAAACACACAAACAAATGTATCTTGTAACGGAGGAAGTAATGGTGCCGCATCTGTAGTGGCTTCTGGAGGAACAGGAACCTACAGCTATTTATGGGCGCCTTCTGGCGGAACTGCTGCAACAGCAACTGGTCTTACAGCAGGAACTTATACGGTAACCGTTACAGATGAAAACTTATGTTTTGTTACCAATACCATTACCATTACAGAACCTGATGCTTTAAATTTAACTACAACTCCAGTAGACGTATCTTGCCATAACGGAAATAATGGCTCTGCCACTGTTAGCGTAACAGGTGGAACAGGTACTTACTCTTACTCTTGGTCTCCATCTGGTGGAAATGCAGCAACTGCAACTAATCTTACTGCGGGAACTTACACCGTAACGGTTACAGACGCGAATTCTTGCTCTGCTTCTGCAACTGTCAAAATAATGCAGCCTGCTAATCCAGTTATTTTAAATACTAATCCTGTTTCAGGAATAACAGTAACTGGAGCTTCTTTATCTGGTACTGCATCTTCTGACGGAATAAACACAGATAATGGATCTTGTTTAACAGAGGTTGGTTTTGTATATGCACAGCATGCCAATCCAACAATTGATGACACTAAAATTAATGCTACAGCAACATTAGGAGCATTTACAAATTCTTTATCTGGATTAAGAGGAAATAAAACTTACTATGTTAGAGCGTATGCTGTAAACAGCAATGGTTTTGTCAATTATGGAAACGAAGTAAGTTTTACAACAGAAAAATATACTCTTACTATAACGGCGACAACAGGTCATACCAAAGTGTATGGAACAGCCGATCCTGTATTCAATTATACTGCTTCAGGTTTTGCCAACGGAGACACAAACTCAATACTTAGCGGTCTACTTACAAGAGATGCTGGAGAAAATGTTGGAAAATACAACATCAAACTAGGAACAATCACTGCTGGTGCGGATTACGTAATTGCTTTTACTGAAGCAGAATTTGAAATTACAAAAGCTAACCAAACGATTACTTGGAATCAGACTCTAGAATTTGGCTGTGCCGATTCTAATAGTGTGGCTTTAACTGCAACAACCGACAGCGGTTTGCCAGTTTCTTATGCCATTGCAAATGCAGCATTGGGTACAATTTCTGGATCGACATTAAATATTACAGAATCAGGAAACTCAACCATTACTGCAACACAAAATGGCGACGAAAATCATAATGCAGCGACAGCTATAGTTAAGCCATTAGAAATAAGCCAGTCCGGACTTGTTATACAGCAATGGGCAGATGTTCTGCTCTTTGACAACAAATCAAATAATTTTGTGGCTTGGCAATGGTATAAAAACGGAACAGCTATTTCTGGCGCTACCCGTCAGTATTACAGCGAAATTCAGCCTTTAAATGGTACTTATTATGTAATTGCAAAAGACAAAAACGGAAATTCAATTAAATCTTGTCCAACTGAGACTACTGGAACGGCGTTCAGCAAGAAAATCAAAATCTATCCAAATCCAGTTAGACCAGGAGCAGAATTTACTTTAGAGTGTGATTTTAGCGAATCTCAACTAAACGGATCTGAGATAGTTATTTATGACATCACAGGAAAATTACTGCAGACTATTTCAAATGCAAAAGCCAAAAATCAGATTATTGCTCCGTCGCAGGCAGCCTTATACATTGTGGTTCTTAAACTGGCCGATGGTCAGCTTAAAACAATCAATTTATTGGTTAAATAA
- a CDS encoding OmpA family protein — protein sequence MKIKTTIAILLLFSVTIKAQEINFKINGGPSGILYDSTIGDGKLKFGGGIGVGYTYFFSDHWGISTGVDVTYNQNSFKLNNGTTISTYEVDDQTSAFEYQVTPTNYKEEQHFIGVAIPLMMQYRTSIASQTQLYFGFGGKIMFPGKQTVKASASELQLSGYYPDLNLLIDDLPSHGFGKVTNWQDKTTVSLDPAFMLSFETGLTFKLKEKTKLYTGLYVDYGLTDLAKETPSTNIVAYDPNGLDNIQANGTIGNSKIVQESRYLSAGIQLKLGFSLAKERQEPIQPKAETVTQTETVPVQQQAPVQQKTVETPPAKKELTATEKTYVEKPLAFQEVGNTSVTPELASRLDEIAKILKTNQDTELNITGYTCDIGTEKRNLEIGMKRAEAVAEYLKNKGIESNRMHLFSKGESEPLVPNTPAENKPLNRRVSLILIDAQ from the coding sequence ATGAAGATTAAAACCACTATAGCTATACTACTGCTGTTTAGCGTCACAATAAAAGCACAGGAAATTAATTTTAAAATTAATGGCGGTCCGTCGGGTATTCTCTATGATAGTACTATTGGAGACGGTAAACTGAAATTTGGCGGAGGAATAGGTGTTGGATACACCTATTTCTTCAGCGATCACTGGGGAATCTCAACAGGAGTTGATGTTACGTACAATCAAAATAGTTTTAAGTTGAATAACGGAACTACAATCTCAACTTATGAAGTTGACGACCAGACTTCTGCATTTGAGTATCAAGTAACACCAACTAATTATAAAGAAGAACAGCATTTTATTGGTGTAGCGATTCCGTTAATGATGCAATACAGAACCTCAATTGCTTCTCAGACACAATTGTATTTTGGATTTGGAGGAAAAATTATGTTTCCTGGAAAACAAACAGTAAAAGCTTCTGCTTCTGAGTTGCAACTGAGCGGTTATTATCCAGATTTAAATCTTTTGATTGATGATCTGCCTTCTCACGGATTTGGCAAAGTAACCAACTGGCAGGATAAAACAACGGTAAGCTTAGATCCAGCTTTTATGTTAAGTTTTGAAACTGGTCTTACATTCAAATTAAAAGAGAAAACAAAGCTTTACACTGGTTTGTATGTTGATTACGGTTTAACTGATTTAGCAAAAGAAACGCCAAGCACCAATATCGTGGCATACGATCCAAACGGGCTTGACAATATTCAGGCAAACGGCACAATTGGAAATAGTAAAATAGTTCAGGAAAGCCGTTATTTATCTGCTGGTATTCAGCTGAAATTAGGCTTTTCATTAGCAAAAGAAAGACAAGAACCAATTCAGCCAAAAGCAGAAACAGTTACTCAGACAGAGACAGTTCCTGTTCAGCAGCAAGCTCCAGTACAGCAAAAAACTGTTGAAACTCCGCCTGCCAAAAAAGAACTGACAGCTACTGAAAAAACCTATGTTGAAAAGCCTCTTGCGTTTCAAGAAGTCGGAAATACCAGCGTAACGCCAGAACTTGCTTCAAGATTAGATGAAATTGCTAAAATCTTAAAAACAAATCAAGATACAGAACTGAATATTACTGGGTATACTTGCGATATAGGAACAGAAAAACGCAATCTTGAAATTGGAATGAAAAGAGCCGAAGCTGTTGCCGAGTATTTAAAAAATAAAGGAATAGAATCTAACCGTATGCATTTATTTTCAAAAGGAGAAAGCGAACCTTTGGTTCCTAATACTCCAGCAGAAAATAAACCTTTAAACAGAAGGGTTTCGCTTATACTGATAGACGCACAATAA
- a CDS encoding Crp/Fnr family transcriptional regulator encodes MHIDTDLLYTWGAVAKKVPKNTIIFFENDVALSYFQILEGTVKMSYTNEDGKDLTVGIFNNGNSFGEPPLFIGQPYPASAIAQTDCVILKLSKTNFFSFLEENPEMQFKILKLFAWKIYNKIVFSKNIVNHKPEHRIQYFLDNLKKQHDIASCTKMKIPYTRQEIADFTGLRVETVIRTLSLMNKNKKIEIVDHKLFY; translated from the coding sequence ATGCACATTGATACTGATTTGCTTTATACATGGGGAGCTGTAGCCAAAAAGGTTCCTAAAAACACCATTATTTTTTTTGAAAATGATGTTGCTCTTTCCTATTTTCAAATTTTAGAAGGAACTGTAAAAATGAGTTATACCAATGAAGATGGTAAAGATTTGACCGTTGGCATCTTTAATAACGGAAATAGTTTTGGCGAACCGCCACTTTTTATCGGGCAGCCCTACCCCGCTTCAGCAATTGCCCAGACGGACTGCGTTATTTTGAAATTATCCAAAACAAACTTTTTTTCTTTTCTTGAAGAAAACCCCGAAATGCAATTTAAGATACTCAAATTATTTGCATGGAAAATCTATAATAAAATTGTTTTTTCTAAAAATATAGTCAATCATAAACCGGAGCATCGCATTCAGTATTTTTTAGATAACTTAAAAAAACAGCATGATATCGCGTCTTGCACAAAAATGAAAATTCCGTATACTAGACAAGAAATTGCAGATTTTACAGGTCTTCGCGTAGAAACCGTAATACGAACATTATCTCTTATGAATAAGAACAAAAAAATTGAAATCGTAGATCATAAATTATTTTATTAA
- a CDS encoding group III truncated hemoglobin, which produces MKTDIKNKDDIIVLVDSFYLKVKSDLTIGYLFTDVAMVNWQKHLPIMYDFWDNILFHTGNFDGNPMLKHRMLDQKSALTEAHFKHWTKLWKKTVDDLFEGEKADEIKVRAENISKWMMNKVIS; this is translated from the coding sequence ATGAAAACAGATATTAAAAATAAAGATGACATAATTGTATTGGTCGATTCTTTTTACTTAAAGGTAAAATCAGATTTGACTATAGGGTATTTGTTTACAGATGTGGCGATGGTCAATTGGCAAAAACACCTCCCGATTATGTATGATTTTTGGGATAACATACTTTTTCATACAGGAAATTTTGATGGTAATCCTATGTTGAAACATCGAATGTTAGATCAGAAAAGTGCGCTAACAGAAGCTCATTTTAAACATTGGACAAAACTTTGGAAAAAGACAGTAGATGATTTGTTTGAAGGAGAAAAAGCCGATGAGATAAAAGTAAGGGCAGAAAATATTTCAAAATGGATGATGAACAAAGTCATTTCTTAA
- a CDS encoding ABC transporter permease subunit, with protein MNRIIKIVLLDILKNKIVVSYALILALLSWGSFMLEDNTAKGLLTVLNVILFTVPLVSILFSTIYIYNSSEFIELLLSQPIKRKKIWISLFTGLSIAMLLAFFLGAGIPLLLNAPGMAGLMMLLSGSLISIVFVSLAFLSCILTRDKAKGIGLAILFWMYFAILFDAIVLFLLFQFAEYPIEEAMVGVTASSPIDLARIQILLHLDQSAMMGYTGAIFKDFFGTTVGLLISFLLLILWIAVPFVISVRKFDRKDL; from the coding sequence ATGAACAGAATAATTAAAATAGTCTTACTGGATATTCTTAAAAACAAGATTGTTGTGAGTTATGCATTAATTCTCGCATTGCTTTCTTGGGGATCTTTTATGCTGGAAGATAATACAGCCAAAGGTTTATTGACTGTTTTGAATGTTATTTTATTCACAGTTCCGCTGGTATCGATACTTTTTTCAACCATTTATATTTACAACAGTTCCGAGTTTATAGAACTGTTACTGAGCCAGCCTATCAAAAGAAAAAAAATCTGGATTAGTTTGTTTACAGGACTTTCTATAGCGATGCTTTTGGCTTTTTTTCTGGGAGCAGGAATTCCTCTTTTATTAAATGCGCCAGGAATGGCAGGATTGATGATGCTGCTGTCTGGAAGTCTAATTTCGATTGTTTTTGTATCGCTGGCTTTTTTGAGCTGTATTTTAACTCGAGATAAAGCAAAAGGAATAGGTCTGGCAATTTTATTTTGGATGTATTTTGCGATACTATTTGATGCCATTGTATTGTTCCTTTTGTTTCAGTTTGCAGAATACCCAATTGAAGAAGCTATGGTTGGTGTTACAGCATCAAGTCCAATTGATTTGGCTAGAATACAAATACTGTTGCATCTGGATCAGTCTGCCATGATGGGCTATACTGGAGCCATTTTCAAAGATTTTTTCGGAACAACTGTCGGGTTGCTGATTTCTTTTCTGCTGCTCATTTTGTGGATTGCTGTTCCGTTTGTAATTTCGGTTAGAAAATTTGACCGTAAGGATCTTTAA
- a CDS encoding ABC transporter ATP-binding protein: protein MITLKNINKKFGRLQVLQDVNLKFKAGECIALIGPNGCGKTTLIKSILGMVLPDSGDILLYEESILKKFEYRNKIGYMPQIGRYPDNMTISQIIEMIKQIRNSKKELDEDLIKAFKLDKMSDKQMRTLSGGTTQKVSATLAFLFNPDVLILDEPTAGLDPLAAEILKEKIIKEKNKGKLILITSHLLSELDDMITQIIFMQDGKVHFHKTIKDLLESTGETKISKSIATILKEKQHEQNN from the coding sequence ATGATTACTTTAAAAAATATAAATAAAAAATTTGGAAGACTTCAGGTTTTACAAGATGTTAACCTGAAGTTTAAAGCAGGAGAATGCATTGCGCTTATAGGTCCGAATGGCTGTGGAAAAACAACTTTGATAAAATCGATCTTAGGAATGGTATTGCCTGACAGTGGTGATATTTTACTTTATGAAGAATCTATTTTAAAGAAGTTCGAATATCGAAATAAAATAGGGTACATGCCCCAAATTGGCCGTTATCCTGATAATATGACTATTTCTCAGATTATAGAAATGATCAAGCAGATTCGGAATTCGAAGAAGGAATTGGATGAAGATTTGATTAAAGCTTTCAAATTGGATAAAATGAGCGACAAACAAATGAGGACACTTTCTGGGGGAACAACGCAGAAAGTAAGTGCAACATTAGCTTTCCTTTTTAACCCAGATGTTTTAATACTAGACGAACCGACTGCAGGACTAGATCCATTGGCAGCTGAAATCTTGAAGGAGAAAATCATTAAAGAGAAAAACAAAGGAAAATTAATCTTGATTACTTCGCATTTGCTAAGTGAACTGGACGATATGATTACTCAAATCATTTTTATGCAGGACGGAAAAGTACATTTTCATAAAACTATAAAAGATCTTTTGGAATCAACTGGAGAAACTAAAATTTCAAAATCTATTGCCACAATATTAAAAGAAAAACAGCATGAACAGAATAATTAA